Proteins encoded by one window of Passer domesticus isolate bPasDom1 chromosome 10, bPasDom1.hap1, whole genome shotgun sequence:
- the COL18A1 gene encoding collagen alpha-1(XVIII) chain isoform X3: protein MRTGCPPPRLLLGLFVLLVPAASQEPESLSAEISLLELIGDPPTEEIHRIYGPDNNPGYVFGPNANTGQVARYHLPSPFYRDFSLLFHIQPTTPRAGVLFAVTDSSQSIIYVGVKLSELRAGQQQIIFYYTEPGSPSSYPAATFTVPTLLNQWTRFAISVEEEEVVLYLDCEEHERVHFERSPDEMELEEGSGLFVAQAGGADPDKYQGVIADLKLRGDPRAAERQCEEEEDDAEVSGDFGSGMEGGQQPSGKVEGIPGLLDAVPVTSPPVVGGSGPRSGGGSPQQAERTRVEETLRVSTGGTGRKGEKGEKGERGLKGDSGTSGIVGPDSVKGQKGEKGDLGVKGSAGFGYPGSKGQKGEPGDPGPPGTLSRHADGSLVEQVTGPPGTPGKDGAPGRDGEPGDPGEDGKPGEMGPPGFPGMPGEPGLKGEKGDPGVGPRGPPGPPGPPGPPGPSSKNDKLTFIDMEGSGFAGDLESLRGPRGPPGPPGPPGVPGLPGEPGRFGMNHTDLPGPPGLPGRDGIPGPPGPVGPQGPPGRDGEVGQPGPKGEQGDMGDLGLPGLPGPKGNKGEMGPAGPPGEMGLAGLPGPIGPRGQPGPPGPPGPPGLGYEAGFGDMEGSGLSFTPGPPGPEGPQGVPGLPGVKGEVGSPGQPGLPGPKGDAGMPGMDGRPGLEGFPGPQGPKGDKGSTGEKGERGQDGVGLPGPPGPPGPPGQVVSVSSEDKSLVAFPGPEGRPGRAGFPGPVGAKGDQGPTGPQGAPGLKGEKGEPGVIISPDGTVVTAKVKGEKGEPGLQGPMGPLGPPGRAGMKGEIGFPGRPGRPGMNGLKGEKGDPADVLGLRGPPGPPGPPGPPGPPGSIVYNNGNTFSDSSHPAFPGFHQFSGQKGEKGDTGPPGPPGQFPYDVSHFGTSLRGDKGDAGPKGEKGEPGSTPLYSPGVSGLPGPPGPQGYPGLPGPKGDSIVGPPGPPGPQGPPGIGYEGRQGPPGPPGPPGPPSFPGPHRQAVSIPGPPGPPGPPGPPGTNGMSLGLQAMSTYQAMLSAAHELPEGSLVFLTDRQELYVRLRGGFRRVLLEEHNLIPSSALDNEVYDKPPTLHYAGPQPRGPLHPLRNHVPSATARPWRGDEVVANQHRLPEQPLLHHQHELINGYYIHRRPDPAPVAAHVHQDFQPALHLVALNTPLSGGMRGIRGADFQCFQQARQVGLAGTFRAFLSSRLQDLYSIVRRADRAAIPIVNLRDEVLFNNWEALFTGSGAPLRTGARILSFDGRDVLRDAGWPQKSVWHGSDAKGRRLPESYCETWRTEERAVTGQASSLASGKLLEQAASSCQHTFIVLCIENSFMTATKK from the exons AGAGCCTGAGTGCTGAGATCAGCCTGCTGGAGCTGATTGGGGACCCACCGACGgaggagatccacagaatttATGGCCCCGACAACAATCCTGGTTACGTCTTTGGTCCCAACGCTAACacgggccaggtggcccggtaCCACCTGCCGAGCCCTTTCTACCGGGACTTCTCGCTGCTGTTCCACATCCAGCCCACCACGCCCCGGGCCGGTGTGCTCTTTGCCGTCACGGACTCCTCGCAGAGCATCATCTACGTGGGCGTCAAGCTCTCAGAGCTGCGTGCAGGCCAGCAGCAGATCATCTTCTACTACACGGAGCCGGGCTCACCCAGCTCCTACCCGGCCGCCACCTTCACCGTACCCACTCTGCTCAACCAGTGGACGCGCTTCGCCATCAgcgtggaggaggaggaagttGTCCTCTACCTAGACTGTGAGGAGCATGAGCGCGTCCACTTCGAGCGCTCCCCAGATGAGATGGAGTTGGAAGAGGGCTCCGGGCTCTTTGTCGCTCAGGCTGGAGGGGCTGACCCGGATAAATACCAG GGGGTGATTGCAGATTTGAAGCTCCGAGGGGACCCTCGGGCAGCCGAGCGCCAGtgcgaggaagaggaggatgatgcagag GTCTCTGGGGATTTTGGCAGTGGGATGGAAGGTGGACAGCAGCCCTCAGGCAAGGTTGAG GGtatcccagggctgctggatgCTGTCCCCGTGACCTCCCCCCCCGTGGTGGGGGGCAGTGGCCCGAGGAGTGGTGGGGGATCCCCGCAGCAAGCCGAGAGGACCAGAGTGGAGGAGACACTGCGGGTCTCCACAGGAG GCACCGGTCGGAAAGGCGAAAAGGGGGAGAAGGGGGAGCGTGGCTTGAAAGGGGACTCAGGGACCAGTGGCATTGTAGGGCCAGACAGTGTCAAGGGTCAAAAG GGGGAGAAAGGAGACCTGGGTGTCAAG ggcagtgctggattTGGCTATCCTGGCTCTAAGGGCCAAAAAGGAGAGCCAGGTGACCCTGGACCCCCTGGGACCCTCTCTCGGCATGCTGATGGCTCGTTGGTGGAGCAGGTCACTGGCCCTCCAGGGACGCCGGGGAAGGACggagcccctggcagggatgGCGAGCCT GGAGATCCTGGAGAGGATGGCAAGCCT GGTGAAATGGGGCCCCCGGGGTTCCCTGGGATGCCGGGGGAGCCGGGCCTGAAGGGCGAGAAG GGTGACCCAGGTGTGGGGCCGAGGGGACCCCCTGGACCACCTGGCCCTCCGGGACCACCGGGACCCTCCTCCAAGAACGACAAGCTG ACCTTCATTGACATGGAGGGCTCTGGCTTCGCTGGTGACCTGGAGAGCCTGCGG GGTCCACGAGGGCCACCTGGTCCCCCAGGGCCACCTGGCGTGCCCGGTTTGCCAGGGGAGCCAGGACGGTTTGGGATGAACCACACGGACCTGCCGGGACCACCTGGGCTGCCGGGCAGGGATGGGATCCCTGGGCCCCCGGGGCCAGTG GGTCCTCAGGGTCCTCCAGGAAGAGATGGGGAGGTTGGACAGCCAGGGCCCAAAGGAGAGCAG GGCGATATGGGTGacctcggcctccctggcctACCAGGACCCAAG GGCAACAAAGGAGAAATGGGACCAGCAGGACCCCCAGGAGAAATGGGCTTAGCTGGCCTTCCCGGGCCCATCGGACCCCGAGGGCAGCCAGGGCCCCCCGGCCCCCCGGGACCACCGGGGCTGGGCTACGAGGCTGGATTT GGTGACATGGAGGGCTCGGGGCTGTCATTCACCCCTGGACCACCTGGGCCTGAAGGACCACAG GGTGTGCCAGGACTGCCGGGGGTGAAG GGAGAGGTCGGCAGCCCTGGACAGCCTGGCTTGCCAGGACCAAAG GGAGATGCTGGCATGCCTGGCATGGATGGCCGCCCTGGCCTGGAGGGCTTCCCTGGACCACAG GGACCCAAAGGTGACAAAGGCAGCACTGGTGAGAAG GGAGAGCGAGGCCAAGATGGAGTGGGGCTGCCTGGCCCCCCTGGCCCACCTGGTCCCCCTGGACAGGTTGTCAGTGTCTCCAGTGAAGAT AAGTCCTTGGTGGCTTTTCCTGGTCCAGAG ggcagACCAGGCCGCGCTGGCTTCCCG ggcccggtgggagCAAAAGGCGACCAGGGGCCAACTGGTCCCCAGGGTGCCCCGGGGTTGAAG GGGGAGAAGGGGGAGCCCGGCGTCATCATCAGCCCTGATGGGACCGTGGTCACTGCCAAGGTGAAAGGAGAAAAG ggggagccagggctgcagggcccAATGGGACCATTG GGTCCCCCAGGACGAGCAGGGATGAAGGGAGAGATCGGCTTTCCGGGCAGACCC GGACGTCCTGGCATGAACGGGCTGAAGGGCGAGAAGGGTGACCCTGCAGACGTGCTGGGCTTGCGG GGTCCCCCAGGCCCCCCAGGCCCCCCTGGGCCCCCTGGGCCACCTGGCAGCATAGTCTACAACAATGGCAAT ACCTTCAGTGACTCCAGCCACCCGGCGTTCCCTG gTTTCCACCAGTTCTCAGGACAAAAGGGAGAGAAAGGTGACACtggacccccaggacccccag GCCAGTTCCCCTATGATGTGAGTCACTTTGGTACCAGCCTGCGG GGCGACAAGGGGGATGCAGGTCCCAAGGGTGAGAAGGGCGAGCCAGGCAGCACCCCACTCTACAGTCCTGGAGTCTCTGGACTTCCAGGGCCTCCAGGGCCCCAGGGATACCCTGGGCTGCCA GGTCCCAAGGGGGACAGTATTgttgggccaccggggcctccAGGACCTCAGGGTCCCCCTGGTATCGGATACGAGGGGCGGCAGGGCCCCCCTGGCCCTCCAGGTCCACCTGGGCCACCCTCCTTCCCAGGTCCCCACAGACAAG CTGTCAGCATCCCTGGACCCCCAGGACCACCAGGACCCCCTGGACCACCAGGCACCAACgggatgtccttgggg CTCCAGGCCATGTCCACGTACCAGGCGATGCTGAGTGCTGCACACGAGCTGCCCGAGGGCAGCCTCGTCTTCCTGACAGACCGGCAGGAACTCTACGTCCGCCTGCGTGGGGGCTTCCGCAGGGTGCTG ctggaggagcacaACCTGATCCCCAGTTCGGCTCTG gacaACGAGGTGTATGACAAGCCGCCCACCCTCCACTACGCTGGCCCCCAGCCCCGCGGGCCCCTGCACCCGCTCCGCAACCACGTCCCCTCGGCCACTGCCCGTCCCTGGCGTGGGGATGAAGTGGTGGCCAACCAGCACCGCCTGCccgagcagcccctgctccaccACCAGCACGAGCTCATCAATGGGTACTACATCCACCGCCGGCCAGATCCTGCCCCTGTGGCCGCCCATGTGCACCAGGACTTCCAGCCTGCT CTGCACCTGGTGGCCCTGAACACGCCGCTGAGCGGTGGCATGCGTGGCATCCGGGGTGCCGATTTCCAGTGCTTCCAGCAAGCCCGGCAGGTTGGGCTGGCTGGCACCTTCCGTGCCTTCCTGTCCTCGCGCCTGCAGGATCTCTACAGCATTGTGCGCAGGGCCGACCGCGCCGCCATCCCCATCGTCAACCTCCGG GATGAAGTGCTCTTCAATAACTGGGAAGCCCTTTTCACGGGCAGTGGGGCCCCACTGAGAACTGGCGCCCGCATCCTCTCCTTTGACGGCCGGGATGTCCTGCGGGATGCGGGATG GCCACAGAAGAGTGTCTGGCATGGCTCGGATGCCAAGGGTCGGCGCCTGCCTGAGAGCTACTGCGAGACATGGCGGACAGAGGAGCGCGCGGTCACTGGCCAggcttcctccttggcctcTGGAAaactgctggagcaggcagccagcagctgccagcacacCTTCATTGTCCTCTGCATTGAGAACAGCTTCATGACCGCCACCAAAAAGTGA
- the COL18A1 gene encoding collagen alpha-1(XVIII) chain isoform X4: MAPPRLGFLLLLTCCFSCSKTQFLDWVWDSTKITGSPAVPGEGIPASPSTSAAAPSPSPGMWGGEVAGNVTTPQQQEPDPAAAAPVGEGAAAKTTEQWDRNATGLVESTVWPSIAPLHSMSPAPGQQVASSPTDDPQLLGTGTHKDPQLPGSGTTEDLQLQGSGNTEDPQLLWSETSKDPQLLWSGTTEDLQLRETGTTEHLLLLRMSTTEDSQFLRSVTPKDPQLLGTGTTEDLQLLGLGTTENPQLLRMGTTENPQLLRLGTTEDPQLLGMMSTADLHLLVTGRTKDPQLLGTGTTEGPQPLGTGTTEDPQLLGTRTTKDPQLPGMRTTENLQFLVMRNTELLRTATTENPELLENTENPLLLRTVTTENPEFLGTGTPTAMETRVSLQRPAGLQPESLSAEISLLELIGDPPTEEIHRIYGPDNNPGYVFGPNANTGQVARYHLPSPFYRDFSLLFHIQPTTPRAGVLFAVTDSSQSIIYVGVKLSELRAGQQQIIFYYTEPGSPSSYPAATFTVPTLLNQWTRFAISVEEEEVVLYLDCEEHERVHFERSPDEMELEEGSGLFVAQAGGADPDKYQGVIADLKLRGDPRAAERQCEEEEDDAEVSGDFGSGMEGGQQPSGKVEGIPGLLDAVPVTSPPVVGGSGPRSGGGSPQQAERTRVEETLRVSTGGTGRKGEKGEKGERGLKGDSGTSGIVGPDSVKGQKGEKGDLGVKGSAGFGYPGSKGQKGEPGDPGPPGTLSRHADGSLVEQVTGPPGTPGKDGAPGRDGEPGDPGEDGKPGEMGPPGFPGMPGEPGLKGEKGDPGVGPRGPPGPPGPPGPPGPSSKNDKLTFIDMEGSGFAGDLESLRGPRGPPGPPGPPGVPGLPGEPGRFGMNHTDLPGPPGLPGRDGIPGPPGPVGPQGPPGRDGEVGQPGPKGEQGDMGDLGLPGLPGPKGNKGEMGPAGPPGEMGLAGLPGPIGPRGQPGPPGPPGPPGLGYEAGFGDMEGSGLSFTPGPPGPEGPQGVPGLPGVKGEVGSPGQPGLPGPKGDAGMPGMDGRPGLEGFPGPQGPKGDKGSTGEKGERGQDGVGLPGPPGPPGPPGQVVSVSSEDKSLVAFPGPEGRPGRAGFPGPVGAKGDQGPTGPQGAPGLKGEKGEPGVIISPDGTVVTAKVKGEKGEPGLQGPMGPLGPPGRAGMKGEIGFPGRPVRPAPGTSWHERAEGREG; the protein is encoded by the exons ATGGCCCCACCTCGCTTGGGGTTTCTGCTCCTTCTGActtgctgcttctcctgctccAAAACACAGTTCCTGGACTGGGTTTGGGACAGCACGAAGATCACAGGAAGCCCAGCAGTACCCGGTGAGGGAATCCCGGCGTCGCCGTCAACCTCAGCAGCGGCTCCCAGCCCGTCCCCAGGGATGTGGGGTGGCGAGGTGGCAGGAAATGTCaccaccccacagcagcaggagccagatcctgctgcagcagcacctgtgggtgagggagctgcagccaaAACCACggagcagtgggacaggaatgCCACAGGGCTGGTGGAGAGCACGGTGTGGCCAAGCATTGCTCCTCTCCACAGCATGTCACCTGCCCCAGGACAGCAGGTGGCCAGCAGCCCCACTGATgacccccagctcctggggacagggacccacaaggacccCCAGCTGCCGGGGTCAGGGACCACTGAggacctgcagctccaggggtcAGGGAACACTGAGGACCCTCAGCTCCTGTGGTCAGAGACCTCTAAGGACCCCCAGCTCTTGTGGTCAGGGACGACCGAGGACCTGCAGCTCCGTGAGACAGGGACCACTGAGCACCTGCTACTCCTGAGGATGAGTACCACTGAAGACAGccagttcctgaggtcagtgaCCCCCAAGGATCCACAGCTCTTGGGGACAGGGACTACTGAggacctgcagctgctggggttgGGCACCACTGAGAACCCACAGCTCCTGAGGATGGGAACCACTGAGAACCCACAGCTCCTGCGGCTGGGCACCACTGAGGACCCACAGCTCCTAGGGATGATGAGTACTGCAGACCTGCATCTCCTGGTGACGGGGCGCACCAAGGAcccacagctcctggggacaggcacCACTGAGGGCCCACagcccttggggacagggaccacTGAGGACCCACAGCTCTTGGGGACAAGGACCACCAAGGACCCACAGCTCCCAGGCATGAGGACCACTGAGAATCTGCAGTTCCTGGTGATGAGGAACACTGAGCTCCTGAGGACAGCGACCACCGAGAAcccagagctcctggagaaCACTGAGAACCCCCTGCTTCTGAGGACGGTGACCACCGAGAACCCAGAGTTCCTGGGGACAGGAACTCCTACAGCAATGGAGACACGGGTGTCCTTGCAGAGACCAGCAGGTCTCCAGCCAG AGAGCCTGAGTGCTGAGATCAGCCTGCTGGAGCTGATTGGGGACCCACCGACGgaggagatccacagaatttATGGCCCCGACAACAATCCTGGTTACGTCTTTGGTCCCAACGCTAACacgggccaggtggcccggtaCCACCTGCCGAGCCCTTTCTACCGGGACTTCTCGCTGCTGTTCCACATCCAGCCCACCACGCCCCGGGCCGGTGTGCTCTTTGCCGTCACGGACTCCTCGCAGAGCATCATCTACGTGGGCGTCAAGCTCTCAGAGCTGCGTGCAGGCCAGCAGCAGATCATCTTCTACTACACGGAGCCGGGCTCACCCAGCTCCTACCCGGCCGCCACCTTCACCGTACCCACTCTGCTCAACCAGTGGACGCGCTTCGCCATCAgcgtggaggaggaggaagttGTCCTCTACCTAGACTGTGAGGAGCATGAGCGCGTCCACTTCGAGCGCTCCCCAGATGAGATGGAGTTGGAAGAGGGCTCCGGGCTCTTTGTCGCTCAGGCTGGAGGGGCTGACCCGGATAAATACCAG GGGGTGATTGCAGATTTGAAGCTCCGAGGGGACCCTCGGGCAGCCGAGCGCCAGtgcgaggaagaggaggatgatgcagag GTCTCTGGGGATTTTGGCAGTGGGATGGAAGGTGGACAGCAGCCCTCAGGCAAGGTTGAG GGtatcccagggctgctggatgCTGTCCCCGTGACCTCCCCCCCCGTGGTGGGGGGCAGTGGCCCGAGGAGTGGTGGGGGATCCCCGCAGCAAGCCGAGAGGACCAGAGTGGAGGAGACACTGCGGGTCTCCACAGGAG GCACCGGTCGGAAAGGCGAAAAGGGGGAGAAGGGGGAGCGTGGCTTGAAAGGGGACTCAGGGACCAGTGGCATTGTAGGGCCAGACAGTGTCAAGGGTCAAAAG GGGGAGAAAGGAGACCTGGGTGTCAAG ggcagtgctggattTGGCTATCCTGGCTCTAAGGGCCAAAAAGGAGAGCCAGGTGACCCTGGACCCCCTGGGACCCTCTCTCGGCATGCTGATGGCTCGTTGGTGGAGCAGGTCACTGGCCCTCCAGGGACGCCGGGGAAGGACggagcccctggcagggatgGCGAGCCT GGAGATCCTGGAGAGGATGGCAAGCCT GGTGAAATGGGGCCCCCGGGGTTCCCTGGGATGCCGGGGGAGCCGGGCCTGAAGGGCGAGAAG GGTGACCCAGGTGTGGGGCCGAGGGGACCCCCTGGACCACCTGGCCCTCCGGGACCACCGGGACCCTCCTCCAAGAACGACAAGCTG ACCTTCATTGACATGGAGGGCTCTGGCTTCGCTGGTGACCTGGAGAGCCTGCGG GGTCCACGAGGGCCACCTGGTCCCCCAGGGCCACCTGGCGTGCCCGGTTTGCCAGGGGAGCCAGGACGGTTTGGGATGAACCACACGGACCTGCCGGGACCACCTGGGCTGCCGGGCAGGGATGGGATCCCTGGGCCCCCGGGGCCAGTG GGTCCTCAGGGTCCTCCAGGAAGAGATGGGGAGGTTGGACAGCCAGGGCCCAAAGGAGAGCAG GGCGATATGGGTGacctcggcctccctggcctACCAGGACCCAAG GGCAACAAAGGAGAAATGGGACCAGCAGGACCCCCAGGAGAAATGGGCTTAGCTGGCCTTCCCGGGCCCATCGGACCCCGAGGGCAGCCAGGGCCCCCCGGCCCCCCGGGACCACCGGGGCTGGGCTACGAGGCTGGATTT GGTGACATGGAGGGCTCGGGGCTGTCATTCACCCCTGGACCACCTGGGCCTGAAGGACCACAG GGTGTGCCAGGACTGCCGGGGGTGAAG GGAGAGGTCGGCAGCCCTGGACAGCCTGGCTTGCCAGGACCAAAG GGAGATGCTGGCATGCCTGGCATGGATGGCCGCCCTGGCCTGGAGGGCTTCCCTGGACCACAG GGACCCAAAGGTGACAAAGGCAGCACTGGTGAGAAG GGAGAGCGAGGCCAAGATGGAGTGGGGCTGCCTGGCCCCCCTGGCCCACCTGGTCCCCCTGGACAGGTTGTCAGTGTCTCCAGTGAAGAT AAGTCCTTGGTGGCTTTTCCTGGTCCAGAG ggcagACCAGGCCGCGCTGGCTTCCCG ggcccggtgggagCAAAAGGCGACCAGGGGCCAACTGGTCCCCAGGGTGCCCCGGGGTTGAAG GGGGAGAAGGGGGAGCCCGGCGTCATCATCAGCCCTGATGGGACCGTGGTCACTGCCAAGGTGAAAGGAGAAAAG ggggagccagggctgcagggcccAATGGGACCATTG GGTCCCCCAGGACGAGCAGGGATGAAGGGAGAGATCGGCTTTCCGGGCAGACCCGTAAGACCCGCTCCCG GGACGTCCTGGCATGAACGGGCTGAAGGGCGAGAAGGGTGA